In Nocardia asteroides, a single genomic region encodes these proteins:
- a CDS encoding ABC transporter permease has protein sequence MTLLMNAVRSEFAKLSRRSPLWYTVLPLAVLIPTLLNFGIAKAVESNQLNGGGGMDTDNAAYWILVFSTFILMVGAVSALAGEFKDDTAQIVFRIQPRRWLLPVAKLVVYGLIGAVTAALTTLIMLGGFPLLFPEIWGRVDILSADGIRLWLGIPFFTVLVCALGLGLAALLPKPGLVVMIVLLWKFGVETFVTFVPGDLGITLQQLSPFKNGELGVGQMATFDSAFGGQNGSLLYFAAICVAIFAAGTVRLTRADVQNDQ, from the coding sequence GTGACCCTCCTGATGAACGCGGTGCGCAGCGAGTTCGCCAAGCTCTCCCGGCGCAGCCCGCTCTGGTACACGGTGCTCCCGCTCGCCGTGCTGATCCCCACCCTGCTCAACTTCGGCATCGCAAAAGCCGTGGAGTCCAACCAGCTCAACGGCGGCGGTGGCATGGACACCGACAACGCCGCCTACTGGATCCTGGTCTTCTCCACCTTCATCCTCATGGTCGGCGCGGTCTCCGCGCTGGCCGGTGAGTTCAAGGACGACACCGCGCAGATCGTCTTCCGGATCCAGCCGCGGCGCTGGCTGCTCCCGGTGGCGAAGCTGGTGGTGTACGGGCTGATCGGCGCGGTCACCGCCGCGCTCACCACGCTGATCATGCTCGGCGGGTTCCCGCTGCTGTTCCCGGAGATCTGGGGGCGGGTCGACATCCTCTCCGCCGACGGCATCCGGCTCTGGCTCGGCATCCCGTTCTTCACGGTGCTGGTCTGCGCGCTCGGGCTCGGGCTCGCCGCGCTGCTGCCGAAGCCGGGGCTGGTGGTGATGATCGTGCTGCTCTGGAAGTTCGGGGTGGAAACCTTCGTCACCTTCGTGCCCGGCGACCTCGGGATCACGCTGCAGCAGCTCTCGCCGTTCAAGAACGGGGAGCTCGGGGTCGGGCAGATGGCCACCTTCGACAGCGCCTTCGGCGGGCAGAACGGCTCGCTGCTCTACTTCGCCGCCATCTGCGTCGCGATCTTCGCCGCCGGGACCGTGCGGCTCACCCGCGCCGACGTGCAGAACGACCAGTAA
- a CDS encoding ABC transporter ATP-binding protein/permease — protein sequence MARRGFQGAVLRGFGVVYHTATVLGTEQTTPRLLRVWLTAPTLFAEISVEPTAWLRFWFPDPAGSESEFQRGYTIAEAEPETGRFAVDFVLHEPAGPASAWAMRVTGGETIEVTSFGSKNFSVGDDLPAGYLLVGDSASIPAINTILAAVPPQVAVEVYLERHHDDDLLIPLTPHPLARVHWVPRSSESALAEALETRDWADWYCWAGPESASLKHVRSRLKEFGFPKTDIYAQAYWVHGRAMGKERDAAERDAERAGAAPAADAAPRTVRTTAAGAAGTAAAAAAGSAAAAAAGSAAAAAAGSAAAAAAGSATAGSATAGSATAGTATAGTATAGTDVAATVTAAANGGNAAAASTAAVPGTVSGAAPAPPTPGRWRSQAGSRLFAEIRPKLIVAGVLQVVLTLLQLAPYVLLVELARNLLAGSGSGTLWSLGLWALALFGAGTLLESALQLWLHAVDARFGRDLRARLLGTLARLPLGWFTARSSGQVSKLVTGSTLSLHYLVTHAVTDAVAAVVAPLAVLGYLFWVDWRLGLILLIPVLGAVLTMLTMMAQSGPKIVQSQRWAERMNAEATSYLDGQPVIRVFGGAAASPFRRSLDGYIAFLDGWQRPFVGKKSLMDLITRPVTFLWLIAVAGTALITTDRLDPVDLLPFLFLGTTFGSRLLSIGYGLSGLREGNLAARDIQITLDEPALEVRAGGTERPEPAGRVVFDDVTFGYRAGVPVVENVSLTLEPGTVTALVGPSGAGKSTLAALLARFHDLGSGEIRVGGRDIACLTPEELYTRVGFVFQDAQLVHGTVRENIALAVPDADAAAVEQAARDAQLHDRILRLPQGYDTVLGADTALSGGERQRLTIARALLADTPVLILDEATAFADPESEYLVQRALDRLAAGRTVLVIAHRLRTVTEADRIVVLDGGRIAESGTHPELLATDGRYARLWNAAETKEFAR from the coding sequence ATGGCTCGCAGAGGTTTCCAGGGTGCGGTGCTCCGCGGCTTCGGCGTGGTTTACCACACCGCGACGGTGCTCGGCACCGAGCAGACCACCCCGCGGCTGCTCCGCGTCTGGCTGACCGCGCCCACGCTCTTCGCCGAGATCAGCGTGGAGCCGACCGCCTGGCTGCGGTTCTGGTTCCCGGATCCGGCGGGGTCGGAGAGCGAGTTCCAGCGCGGGTACACGATCGCCGAGGCGGAGCCCGAGACCGGGCGCTTCGCGGTCGATTTCGTGCTGCACGAGCCTGCCGGGCCCGCGTCCGCCTGGGCGATGCGGGTGACCGGGGGCGAGACCATCGAGGTCACCTCGTTCGGCTCCAAGAACTTCAGCGTCGGCGACGACCTGCCCGCCGGGTATCTGCTGGTCGGCGACTCGGCCTCGATTCCGGCGATCAACACCATCCTGGCCGCGGTACCGCCGCAGGTCGCCGTCGAGGTGTACCTGGAGCGGCACCACGACGACGACCTGCTCATCCCGCTCACCCCGCACCCGCTGGCCCGGGTGCACTGGGTGCCGCGCAGCTCGGAGTCGGCGCTCGCCGAGGCGCTGGAGACCCGTGACTGGGCGGACTGGTACTGCTGGGCCGGGCCGGAATCGGCCTCGCTCAAGCACGTCCGGAGCCGGCTCAAGGAGTTCGGTTTCCCCAAGACCGACATCTACGCCCAGGCGTACTGGGTGCACGGCCGGGCCATGGGCAAGGAGCGGGACGCCGCCGAGCGGGACGCCGAGCGGGCGGGTGCCGCGCCCGCCGCGGACGCGGCCCCCCGTACCGTGCGCACGACGGCCGCCGGCGCTGCCGGGACCGCCGCTGCCGCTGCTGCCGGGTCCGCCGCTGCCGCTGCTGCCGGGTCCGCCGCTGCCGCTGCTGCCGGGTCCGCCGCTGCCGCTGCTGCCGGGTCCGCTACCGCCGGGTCCGCTACCGCCGGGTCCGCTACCGCCGGGACCGCTACCGCCGGGACCGCTACCGCCGGGACCGATGTCGCCGCGACCGTGACCGCTGCCGCGAACGGCGGGAACGCCGCCGCCGCGTCGACGGCGGCCGTGCCGGGCACCGTCTCCGGTGCGGCGCCCGCGCCGCCCACCCCCGGACGCTGGCGTTCGCAGGCCGGTAGCAGGCTGTTCGCCGAGATCCGGCCCAAGCTGATCGTCGCGGGCGTGCTGCAGGTGGTGCTGACCCTGCTCCAGCTCGCCCCCTACGTGCTGCTGGTCGAACTGGCCAGGAACCTGCTGGCAGGCAGCGGCTCCGGCACGCTGTGGTCGCTCGGCCTCTGGGCGCTCGCCCTGTTCGGCGCGGGCACCCTGCTGGAGTCGGCGCTGCAACTCTGGCTGCACGCGGTCGACGCCCGCTTCGGCCGCGACCTGCGCGCCCGGCTGCTCGGCACGCTCGCGCGGCTCCCGCTCGGCTGGTTCACCGCGCGCAGCTCGGGCCAGGTGAGCAAGCTGGTCACCGGGAGCACGCTGTCGCTGCACTACCTGGTGACGCACGCCGTCACCGACGCCGTCGCCGCGGTGGTCGCCCCGCTGGCGGTGCTCGGCTACCTGTTCTGGGTGGACTGGCGGCTCGGGCTGATCCTGCTGATCCCGGTGCTCGGCGCCGTGCTCACCATGCTGACCATGATGGCCCAGTCCGGGCCGAAGATCGTGCAGTCGCAGCGCTGGGCCGAGCGGATGAACGCCGAGGCCACCTCGTACCTGGACGGCCAGCCGGTGATCCGGGTCTTCGGCGGCGCCGCGGCCTCCCCGTTCCGGCGCAGCCTGGATGGCTACATCGCCTTCCTGGACGGCTGGCAGCGCCCGTTCGTCGGCAAGAAGTCGCTGATGGACCTGATCACCCGCCCGGTCACCTTCCTCTGGCTGATCGCCGTCGCGGGCACCGCGCTGATCACCACCGACCGGCTGGACCCGGTCGACCTGCTCCCCTTCCTCTTCCTCGGCACCACCTTCGGCTCCCGGCTGCTGAGCATCGGCTACGGCCTCTCCGGGCTGCGCGAGGGCAACCTCGCCGCGCGCGACATCCAGATCACGCTCGACGAACCCGCGCTCGAGGTGCGCGCGGGCGGCACCGAGCGGCCGGAGCCGGCGGGCCGGGTGGTCTTCGACGACGTGACCTTCGGCTACCGGGCAGGCGTTCCCGTGGTCGAGAATGTCTCGCTCACGCTGGAGCCGGGCACCGTGACCGCGCTCGTCGGCCCGTCGGGCGCGGGCAAGTCGACGCTGGCCGCGCTGCTCGCCCGCTTCCACGACCTCGGGTCCGGCGAGATCCGGGTCGGCGGCCGGGATATCGCCTGCCTCACCCCGGAGGAGCTGTACACCCGGGTCGGCTTCGTCTTCCAGGACGCCCAGCTGGTGCACGGGACGGTTCGGGAGAACATCGCGCTCGCGGTGCCCGACGCCGACGCCGCCGCGGTCGAACAGGCCGCCCGCGACGCCCAGCTGCACGACCGGATCCTGCGGCTGCCGCAGGGGTACGACACCGTGCTCGGCGCGGACACCGCGCTCTCCGGCGGCGAACGGCAGCGGCTCACCATCGCGCGGGCGTTGCTCGCCGACACCCCGGTGCTGATCCTGGACGAGGCCACCGCCTTCGCCGACCCGGAGTCGGAGTACCTGGTGCAGCGGGCGCTGGACCGGCTCGCCGCCGGGCGCACCGTGCTGGTGATCGCGCACCGGCTGCGCACCGTCACCGAGGCCGACCGGATCGTCGTGCTTGACGGCGGCCGGATCGCCGAGAGCGGGACGCACCCCGAACTGCTCGCCACCGACGGCCGCTACGCCCGGCTCTGGAATGCCGCCGAGACCAAGGAGTTCGCGCGATGA
- a CDS encoding ABC transporter ATP-binding protein, translated as MISVEGVTRKFGDRVAVGEVSFTAEDGAITYLLGPNGAGKTTVMRMIAGLVRPDAGRIRIDGKGLPELASTLGTIGFALGAFARNPRHTAEQHLRWQAALGGLRRADVGALLERVGLGPAAKRPVGRFSYGMLQRLGIAAALLGEPGTIVLDEPANGLDVEGTLWLRELLTGLAADGTCLLVASHDLTEVAITGTRIVVMGAGAVLWDASRDETVARGSGERPLEAAYLEITRGSVEYAASGARP; from the coding sequence ATGATCAGCGTCGAGGGCGTCACCAGGAAGTTCGGTGACCGGGTTGCCGTCGGGGAGGTGAGCTTCACCGCCGAGGACGGGGCGATCACCTACCTGCTCGGGCCGAACGGCGCCGGGAAGACCACGGTCATGCGGATGATCGCCGGCCTGGTCCGCCCGGACGCCGGGCGGATCCGGATCGACGGGAAGGGGCTGCCGGAGCTGGCGAGCACGCTCGGCACCATCGGCTTCGCCCTCGGCGCCTTCGCGCGCAACCCGCGGCACACCGCCGAGCAGCACCTGCGCTGGCAGGCCGCGCTCGGCGGGCTCCGGCGCGCCGATGTCGGCGCGCTGCTGGAGCGGGTCGGGCTCGGCCCGGCCGCGAAACGTCCGGTGGGCCGGTTCTCCTACGGCATGCTGCAGCGGCTCGGTATCGCCGCGGCGCTGCTCGGCGAGCCGGGCACCATCGTGCTGGACGAGCCCGCCAACGGCCTCGACGTCGAGGGAACGCTGTGGCTGCGCGAGCTGCTCACCGGGCTCGCGGCCGACGGCACCTGCCTGCTCGTCGCCTCGCACGACCTCACCGAGGTGGCGATCACCGGCACCAGGATCGTGGTCATGGGCGCAGGCGCGGTGCTCTGGGACGCGAGCCGGGACGAGACCGTCGCCCGCGGCTCCGGAGAGCGCCCGCTGGAGGCCGCCTACCTGGAGATCACCAGGGGCAGCGTGGAGTACGCGGCGAGCGGAGCGCGGCCGTGA